One genomic region from Deferribacterota bacterium encodes:
- a CDS encoding radical SAM protein, producing the protein MENKWELKWMAWEITLKCNLSCVHCRSAYYMGNEHSKFDLEKAHNFLDEVASFAKPAIVLTGGEPLLREDIYDIIAYGTDKGFRMCVATNGTLVNDDVCKRLKDSGTKIVSISLDGSNKKIHDNFRGQNGAFDKALEAVELFNKHGIPFIVNSSFTKRNQDDIENVYKLAKSLGATAWYMFLIVPTGKGKDLLDELVSKEDYERILNWHYDLERNEKDILIRPTCAPQYYRVWYDRSKREGLSTERRSLKFSTGGNKGCVAAQLICFVNSSGDVYPCSYFPLSAGNVFRESFKEIWYNSSLFNELRDFKKYEGKCGVCRYLSVCGGCRARAYAIYDNYMAEEPYCDYIPLKYSK; encoded by the coding sequence ATGGAGAATAAATGGGAATTAAAGTGGATGGCTTGGGAGATAACATTAAAATGTAATCTATCATGTGTTCATTGTAGGAGTGCTTATTATATGGGTAATGAACACTCTAAGTTTGACTTAGAAAAAGCCCATAATTTTTTAGATGAGGTAGCTAGCTTTGCTAAACCCGCTATTGTTTTAACAGGTGGTGAACCCCTTTTAAGAGAAGATATATATGATATTATAGCATATGGAACAGATAAAGGCTTTAGGATGTGTGTGGCAACAAATGGAACATTGGTTAATGATGATGTATGCAAGAGACTAAAAGATTCAGGTACGAAGATAGTTTCAATTAGTTTAGATGGTTCTAATAAAAAAATACATGATAATTTTAGAGGGCAAAATGGAGCCTTTGACAAGGCTTTGGAAGCAGTAGAGCTATTTAATAAGCATGGTATTCCTTTTATTGTTAATTCTTCGTTTACTAAGAGAAATCAGGATGATATTGAAAATGTTTACAAGTTGGCAAAATCATTGGGGGCAACAGCGTGGTATATGTTTTTAATTGTTCCAACAGGTAAAGGAAAGGATTTATTAGATGAATTAGTCAGCAAGGAAGATTATGAGAGGATATTAAATTGGCACTATGATTTAGAGAGGAATGAAAAGGATATATTAATTAGACCAACGTGTGCCCCACAGTATTATAGGGTATGGTATGATAGAAGTAAAAGAGAGGGGCTTTCTACTGAAAGACGAAGTCTAAAATTTTCAACAGGTGGCAACAAGGGCTGTGTAGCTGCTCAATTAATCTGCTTTGTTAATAGTAGTGGTGATGTTTACCCATGTTCATATTTTCCACTTTCAGCAGGTAATGTTTTTAGAGAATCTTTTAAAGAGATTTGGTATAACTCTTCTTTATTCAATGAATTAAGAGATTTTAAAAAATATGAAGGTAAATGTGGAGTATGTAGATATCTCTCTGTTTGTGGAGGTTGCAGAGCTAGAGCTTATGCTATTTATGATAATTATATGGCTGAAGAGCCTTATTGTGATTATATACCACTTAAATATAGTAAATGA
- a CDS encoding YhjD/YihY/BrkB family envelope integrity protein, with the protein MLTLFVQLEKIRYYFIKNINIILLTLNNVYEKRLVNHAAALAYYFILSVIPSLILIIILANKILIIYPNITNAVIKYIEGLNPSLSNFINSTNALNTDINGGYSLISLFSLIIAASLFFRALIRCFNIICDNIPKKIITGFFLPYLLTLISTILIIIIILFQLLAQIFIKVFIHIIPFKIPPYFIFLINNFLIPTIVISIATFISYYMLSNKKITIKASLYGSITFSLTLFFTNYLFNTLYNPYIYNYLYGSLTYIIILLIWLYVIFILYLLFADLSYNLSRFDEHIKEIRVKTNPTFLEKIIIKISKNYI; encoded by the coding sequence ATGTTAACTCTCTTTGTTCAATTAGAAAAAATAAGGTATTACTTTATAAAAAATATAAATATTATATTATTAACATTAAATAACGTATATGAAAAGCGCCTAGTTAACCATGCAGCTGCTTTAGCATATTATTTTATTCTATCAGTAATACCATCACTAATTTTAATCATAATACTTGCAAATAAAATATTGATCATCTATCCCAATATAACTAATGCCGTTATTAAATACATTGAAGGACTAAATCCATCACTTTCTAATTTTATTAATAGTACAAATGCTTTAAATACAGATATAAATGGTGGATACAGTTTAATAAGCTTATTCTCTTTAATAATAGCTGCCTCATTATTCTTTAGGGCCTTAATAAGATGTTTCAATATAATATGTGATAACATACCAAAAAAGATAATTACAGGTTTTTTTCTGCCTTACTTGTTAACCTTAATATCCACTATATTAATTATTATAATAATATTATTTCAGCTATTAGCACAGATTTTTATTAAAGTATTTATTCATATTATCCCCTTTAAAATACCTCCTTATTTCATTTTTTTAATAAACAATTTCTTAATACCAACAATAGTTATATCTATTGCAACATTTATTAGCTATTATATGCTATCAAATAAAAAAATTACAATAAAAGCTAGTTTATATGGTAGCATTACTTTTTCCCTCACCCTTTTTTTTACAAACTATTTGTTTAACACCCTCTATAACCCTTACATTTACAACTATCTCTATGGTTCTTTAACTTATATAATAATTTTATTAATCTGGTTATATGTAATTTTTATATTATACCTATTATTTGCAGATCTTTCGTATAATCTATCAAGATTTGATGAACATATTAAAGAAATTAGAGTAAAAACTAATCCAACATTTTTAGAAAAAATAATTATTAAAATATCAAAAAATTATATATAA
- a CDS encoding type II secretion system F family protein → MPTYTYEGLNKEGKVIKGIKEAPSKTSLLMELKNAGVLVSDVTPSRTKKRISILSIFGNKKKYIPDIFFQIALLLKSGIPLVEAIKVVAESVGSERLKKFLLDVSSTVSEGSRFSVALEKYKYSLIDEMYINLIRVSENIGRLADVLLDIVVYEEEKKKAFDKIRSALVYPITVFVLGLGVVGFLLSYVVPKMEKVFSSVNREIPASTQILIFSGEFIKNYGIFIAVFLLLFMMIIRYLYTKNNIFRFKIDSKLYNIRAIREILLAKFTHVFSFLLREGLPLTDALKSASSTVNNIYLRDVILEVQEDVKGGMKMSKSMESKKIFPELFLAAVVTGESSGNLPGILERVSEFYSKKVEKFSSAFISVIEPLFIVFIGLIVGFIVISIMGPLFELNTLIK, encoded by the coding sequence ATATGAAGGACTAAACAAGGAAGGAAAGGTTATAAAAGGCATAAAAGAGGCTCCTTCAAAGACTTCCCTGTTGATGGAGTTAAAGAATGCAGGTGTACTCGTATCAGATGTTACGCCTTCTAGAACCAAAAAGCGAATTTCAATACTTTCTATTTTTGGAAATAAAAAGAAGTATATTCCCGATATTTTCTTTCAAATAGCTCTATTATTAAAGAGTGGTATTCCCTTAGTTGAAGCTATTAAGGTTGTTGCTGAAAGTGTAGGCAGTGAAAGGTTAAAAAAATTTCTCCTTGATGTTTCATCAACTGTTTCAGAGGGTAGTAGGTTTTCAGTTGCTTTGGAAAAATATAAATATTCTCTCATCGATGAGATGTATATTAATTTAATTCGGGTTTCTGAGAATATTGGTAGACTCGCTGATGTTTTGTTAGATATAGTTGTCTATGAGGAAGAAAAAAAGAAAGCCTTTGATAAAATTAGATCTGCTTTAGTGTATCCCATAACTGTTTTTGTGTTAGGTTTAGGTGTAGTTGGTTTCTTGCTTTCCTATGTGGTTCCTAAAATGGAGAAGGTATTTTCCTCAGTTAACAGAGAAATCCCTGCAAGTACACAAATACTTATATTTTCAGGTGAGTTTATTAAAAATTATGGCATCTTTATTGCTGTGTTTCTTCTATTATTTATGATGATTATTAGATATTTATATACAAAAAATAATATATTCCGTTTCAAAATTGACAGCAAATTATACAACATTAGAGCTATTAGAGAAATACTATTGGCAAAATTCACCCATGTTTTCTCTTTTTTATTGAGGGAAGGATTACCATTGACAGACGCTTTAAAATCAGCATCTTCAACAGTTAACAATATATATCTAAGAGATGTTATTTTAGAGGTTCAGGAAGATGTTAAAGGTGGTATGAAGATGTCGAAATCTATGGAGAGTAAAAAAATATTTCCAGAACTTTTTCTTGCAGCTGTAGTAACTGGTGAGTCATCTGGAAATTTGCCTGGTATACTTGAAAGGGTTAGTGAATTTTATTCAAAGAAGGTTGAAAAATTTTCATCTGCATTTATCTCAGTTATAGAGCCATTATTTATTGTTTTTATCGGACTAATAGTTGGCTTTATTGTGATTTCTATCATGGGACCACTATTTGAATTAAATACATTAATAAAATGA
- a CDS encoding solute carrier family 23 protein gives MKFDFNLEDKPTLGVFIINGLQWFVIIIPIIIIVSKIISITFSVDTEGELLYVQKLTLIVSISIFLQILLGHKLPIIPGPATVLLVGIVSSEAFNISSIYTALLLGSILLSLLGITNVIKYMLKLFTKNIITVVLILIAFAMLPTVINLIEKPIGLPVYCNFLIAFFIFILLFLLENKLKGFWQNSLILWTILVGTLIFSLIGGKHNNNMEPVFFNLAFFKGYLSSLWFDPALIFSFIICYLALAVNDVGSISSVATFVKAKEDKGRVKRGVFVTGFTNFISSMLGTIGVVNYSFSPGIIMITKCASKYVLLFTASLLFIISFSPYLISFVQLIHPFIIGIVFFYIMASQTGAGFYLLFEDKNFEYRDGVIVGFSVMLGTLMAFMPESITTTYPNFLMPFLSNGFVIGVVFAFILEHLIYKKTK, from the coding sequence ATGAAGTTTGATTTTAATTTAGAGGATAAGCCAACCCTTGGTGTATTTATTATTAATGGTTTACAATGGTTTGTAATTATAATCCCCATAATAATAATTGTCAGTAAGATTATAAGTATAACTTTTTCTGTAGATACAGAAGGAGAGCTTTTGTATGTACAAAAACTTACACTTATAGTTTCAATTTCTATTTTTCTACAGATTTTATTAGGTCATAAATTACCCATAATTCCAGGACCAGCAACTGTCTTATTAGTTGGTATTGTTTCATCAGAGGCATTTAATATCAGCTCGATTTATACAGCTCTTTTATTGGGAAGCATTTTACTTAGTTTGTTAGGAATCACCAATGTTATAAAGTATATGTTAAAACTATTTACAAAAAATATAATAACAGTAGTATTAATTTTAATTGCTTTTGCAATGTTGCCCACAGTTATTAATCTAATTGAAAAGCCAATAGGCTTGCCAGTATATTGCAATTTTTTGATTGCTTTTTTTATATTTATATTGTTATTTTTATTAGAAAATAAGCTGAAAGGTTTTTGGCAAAATTCTCTAATATTATGGACAATACTTGTAGGGACTTTAATATTTAGTTTAATTGGTGGTAAACATAATAATAATATGGAACCCGTTTTTTTTAATCTAGCTTTTTTTAAGGGTTATTTATCTTCTTTGTGGTTTGATCCTGCTTTAATTTTTTCATTTATAATATGTTATTTGGCGCTTGCTGTTAACGATGTTGGCTCTATTAGCTCAGTTGCCACATTTGTAAAGGCAAAAGAGGATAAAGGTAGAGTGAAAAGAGGTGTATTTGTTACAGGTTTTACAAATTTTATTTCCTCTATGTTAGGGACTATAGGTGTAGTAAATTATTCCTTTAGCCCTGGGATAATTATGATTACCAAGTGTGCATCTAAGTATGTGCTATTATTTACTGCTTCTCTTCTTTTCATAATTTCTTTTTCGCCCTATCTTATATCTTTTGTGCAGTTAATACATCCATTTATAATTGGGATTGTGTTTTTTTATATTATGGCTTCTCAAACAGGTGCTGGTTTCTATTTGTTATTTGAGGATAAAAACTTTGAATATAGAGATGGGGTAATTGTTGGTTTTTCAGTGATGCTTGGCACGCTCATGG